In Homo sapiens chromosome 11, GRCh38.p14 Primary Assembly, one DNA window encodes the following:
- the OR5AR1 gene encoding olfactory receptor 5AR1 has translation MDKENSSMVTEFIFMGITQDPQMEIIFFVVFLIVYLVNVVGNIGMIILITTDTQLHTPMYFFLCNLSFVDLGYSSAIAPRMLADFLTNHKVISFSSCATQFAFFVGFVDAECYVLAAMAYGRFVAICRPLHYSTFMSKQVCLALMLGSYLAGLVSLVAHTTLTFSLSYCGSNIINHFFCEIPPLLALSCSDTYISEILLFSLCGFIEFSTILIIFISYTFILVAIIRMRSAEGRLKAFSTCGSHLTGITLFYGTVMFMYLRPTSSYSLDQDKWASVFYTVIIPMLNPLIYSLRNKDVKAAFKKLIGKKSQ, from the coding sequence atggataaagaaaacagcTCAATGGTGACTGAGTTTATCTTCATGGGCATCACCCAGGACCCTCAGATGGAGATCATCTTCTTCGTGGTCTTCCTCATAGTTTACCTGGTTAATGTAGTGGGGAATATTGGTATGATTATCCTGATTACAACAGACACTCAGCTTCACACACCCATGTATTTTTTCCTCTGCAACCTCTCCTTTGTTGACCTGGGCTACTCCTCAGCCATTGCCCCCAGGATGCTGGCTGACTTCCTAACAAATCACAAAGTTATCTCCTTCTCCAGCTGTGCCACCCAGTTTGCTTTTTTTGTAGGTTTTGTGGATGCTGAGTGCTATGTCCTGGCAGCCATGGCCTATGGTCGTTTTGTGGCCATTTGTCGACCCCTCCACTATAGCACCTTCATGTCCAAGCAGGTCTGCTTGGCTCTCATGCTGGGCTCTTACCTGGCTGGTCTAGTGAGTTTAGTAGCCCACACTACCCTCACCTTCAGCCTGAGTTACTGTGGTTCCAATATCATCAATCATTTCTTCTGCGAAATCCCACCACTCTTGGCCCTCTCTTGCTCAGACACCTACATCAGTGAGATCTTGCTCTTCAGTCTGTGTGGCTTCATTGAATTCAGcaccatcctcatcatcttcatctcCTATACCTTTATCCTTGTTGCAATCATCAGAATGCGTTCAGCTGAAGGCCGCCTTAAGGCTTTCTCCACCTGCGGGTCTCACCTTACTGGCATCACCCTCTTCTATGGCACAGTCATGTTTATGTACCTGAGGCCAACATCCAGCTACTCCCTGGACCAAGACAAGTGGGCCTCTGTGTTCTACACGGTTATCATCCCCATGTTAAATCCCTTGATCTACAGTTTGCGGAACAAGGATGTGAAAGCTGCTTTCAAAAAGCTAattggaaaaaaatctcaataa